The Papilio machaon chromosome 3, ilPapMach1.1, whole genome shotgun sequence genome window below encodes:
- the LOC106719563 gene encoding gastrula zinc finger protein XlCGF57.1 has translation MKMGNPDSLLPTLKYLHACRICLGKGQHTLNLFSKNEEAIRIIDKILECFQIKLEFKKHLPSFICKKCIEDVTIAWKFREKCINFEKQFALYNKDVLETNATFLHSNDELEEIEVKEEFGPNEENVDLTNGTRVTGTSLMRTTENRLKCPYCNKTLKNEASLQKHKVSMHQKRKYLGNVTGFGSNRRYHCTKCSYATPHSQTLINHMRTHNGERPYNCDCGKSFTQSSSLAAHKKTHSSITFFTCSVCGKQFKHAFSLKKHLHVHEIAQFSCDICNKLLKSKQSLQAHMQRHYNIHNYSCEDCGSTFVTSSELINHKKKHNVKKNVECHLCGYKTHAKKNLVIHLKRHAGEKSYKCDLCTLSFYTNGDLQRHKRVHTRDKPFMCPTCSQRFTHSTSLNKHMCSVHGIDYKWSDVKWKESRKMHLVTKKNNEANVKLN, from the exons ATGAAAATGGGAAACCCGGATAGTTTACTtcctactttaaaatatttacatgctTGTCGTATATGTCTTGGAAAAGGACAACATACGCTGAACCTGTTTTCTAAAAATGAAGAAGCAATAAGgataatagataaaatattggaatgttttcaaataaaacttgaattcaaaaaacatttaccTTCATTCATTTGCAAGAAATGCATCGAAGACGTGACTATCGCCTGGAAGTTTCGAGAAAAAtgcattaattttgaaaaacagTTTGCTCTATACAATAAGGACGTTTTAGAAACTAATGCGACTTTCTTACACAGTAATGATGAACTGGAAGAAATTGAAGTGAAAGAGGAATTCGGACCAAACGAAGAAAATGTAGATTTAACAAATGGCACTCGAGTTACAG GAACAAGCTTGATGAGAACTACGGAAAATAGGTTGAAATGTCCATACTGTAATAAAACCCTAAAAAATGAAGCATCATTACAAAAACACAAAGTTTCTATGcatcaaaaaagaaaatatttgggTAATGTGACTGGATTTGGGTCCAACCGACGCTATCATTGTACAAAATGTTCATATGCTACCCCACACAGCCAGACTTTGATAAATCACATGAGAACACATAATGGAGAGCGTCCATATAATTGCGATTGTGGAAAAAGTTTCACGCAGTCATCCAGTTTAGCTGCACACAAAAAGACTCATAGTAGTATAACATTCTTCACATGCTCTGTGTGTGGAAAACAATTTAAGCATGCATTCAGTTTGAAGAAACATTTACATGTTCATGAAATTGCTCAATTCTCATGTGATATCTGCAATAAGTTGCTTAAATCTAAGCAATCATTACAAGCACACATGCAAAGACATTACAACATTCACAATTACAGCTGTGAAGACTGTGGTAGTACATTTGTAACAAGTTCAGAATTAATAAACCATAAGAAAAAGcataatgttaaaaagaatGTAGAATGCCATCTTTGTGGTTACAAAACACATGCAAAGAAAAACTTAGTTATACATCtaaaaag acATGCTGGAGAAAAGTCATATAAATGTGATCTATGTACTTTATCATTCTATACAAATGGTGACCTTCAAAGGCATAAAAGAGTTCATACTAGAGACAAACCATTCATGTGTCCAACTTGTAGCCAACGTTTCACACATAGCACCAGTTTGAACAAACATATGTGTAGTGTTCACGGTATTGATTACAAATGGTCAGATGTTAAATGGAAAGAATCGAGAAAAATGCATCTTGTAACTAAAAAGAATAACGAAGCAaatgtaaagttaaat